A DNA window from Massilia putida contains the following coding sequences:
- a CDS encoding TonB-dependent receptor plug domain-containing protein, producing MHPLVPRPPALLAGLFAGLLALPVHADEGPRRPGGEFADLSIEELANIDVTSVSRRPERLQDAPASVYVITAEDIRRSGVRNLAEALNLAPNVQVARSSNANYFISARGMNGTSDSPANKLLVMIDGRSVYSPLFSGTFWDEPDVMLEDVERIEVISGPGGTLWGVNAVNGVINITTHRARDTQGDLLVLRADDNGAQAAFRHGAAMEGGHWRAYGKAFRLEHGELASGRPVDDDWTQGQVGWRGDWERGPERFSVNANAWRGREGQPAPGVVPAPGASAGVDDILLHGANITGRWEHVLDGGGSVSAQAYYDIRYRRVPPAFADTVDIADLQLQHALAPLGRHRIVWGGEYRYNWDHVDNSRFVAFLPASDKQAWASLFAQDEVALHDDLRAIIGARWERNPYTGVEFLPNVRLSWRATPAHAFWAAVSRTVRAPARLDVDAYVPGAPPFLLAGGNRVRSETARVFELGYRGQAGQRVSYSVTAYRDLYDHLRTQDVTPDGKTVVFGNLMEGAARGIEAWGNVQMSESWRIAAGATLLHEAFALKPGSRDQASRMTTGRDPAYTAQLRSSHVIDEKRELELAVRRNGALGFPSVPAYWALDARFGWRVAKGMELSVIGTNLNGGHAEYGMASVRSEVPRTVGVKLTWQR from the coding sequence ATGCACCCACTGGTTCCCCGCCCGCCCGCGCTGCTCGCCGGGCTGTTCGCCGGGCTGCTGGCCCTGCCGGTCCACGCCGACGAAGGGCCGCGGCGACCCGGGGGCGAGTTCGCCGACCTGTCGATCGAAGAGCTGGCGAACATCGACGTCACGTCGGTATCGCGCCGGCCCGAGCGCCTGCAGGACGCGCCGGCATCCGTCTACGTGATCACGGCGGAGGACATCCGCCGCTCGGGCGTGCGTAATCTCGCCGAGGCCCTGAACCTGGCGCCCAATGTGCAGGTCGCGCGCAGCAGCAACGCCAATTATTTCATTTCCGCGCGCGGCATGAACGGCACCAGCGACAGCCCGGCCAACAAGCTGCTGGTGATGATCGACGGCCGCTCCGTGTACTCCCCGCTGTTTTCCGGCACGTTCTGGGACGAGCCGGACGTGATGCTGGAAGACGTGGAACGGATCGAGGTGATCAGCGGCCCGGGCGGCACGCTGTGGGGCGTGAATGCCGTCAACGGCGTCATCAACATCACGACGCACCGCGCGCGCGACACGCAGGGAGATCTATTGGTTCTGCGCGCCGACGACAACGGCGCGCAGGCCGCGTTCCGTCACGGCGCCGCCATGGAGGGCGGCCATTGGCGCGCCTACGGCAAGGCGTTCAGGCTGGAGCACGGCGAGCTGGCATCGGGGCGGCCCGTCGACGACGACTGGACGCAGGGCCAGGTGGGCTGGCGCGGCGACTGGGAACGCGGCCCCGAGCGGTTCAGCGTCAACGCCAACGCGTGGCGCGGGCGCGAAGGCCAGCCGGCGCCGGGCGTTGTCCCGGCCCCGGGCGCGAGCGCGGGCGTGGACGACATCCTGCTCCATGGCGCGAACATCACCGGGCGCTGGGAGCATGTGCTGGACGGCGGCGGCAGCGTGAGCGCGCAGGCGTATTACGACATCCGCTACCGCCGTGTGCCGCCCGCGTTCGCCGACACCGTCGACATCGCCGACCTGCAGCTGCAGCACGCACTGGCGCCGCTGGGCCGCCATCGCATCGTGTGGGGCGGCGAATACCGCTACAACTGGGACCACGTCGACAACAGCCGCTTCGTCGCCTTCCTGCCGGCCAGTGACAAGCAGGCCTGGGCCAGCCTGTTCGCGCAGGACGAGGTGGCCTTGCACGACGACCTGCGCGCCATCATCGGCGCGCGCTGGGAGCGCAATCCGTACACGGGCGTCGAATTCCTGCCGAACGTGCGCCTGTCCTGGCGGGCCACGCCGGCGCACGCGTTCTGGGCGGCCGTGTCGCGCACCGTGCGCGCGCCCGCGCGGCTCGACGTCGACGCCTACGTGCCGGGCGCGCCGCCCTTCCTGCTGGCGGGCGGGAACCGGGTGCGGTCCGAGACCGCGCGCGTGTTCGAACTGGGCTACCGCGGGCAGGCGGGACAGCGCGTGTCGTATTCCGTGACGGCCTACCGCGACCTGTACGATCACCTGCGCACGCAGGACGTCACGCCCGACGGCAAGACGGTCGTGTTCGGCAACCTGATGGAAGGCGCGGCGCGCGGCATCGAAGCCTGGGGCAATGTGCAGATGAGCGAGTCGTGGCGCATCGCCGCGGGCGCCACCTTGTTGCACGAGGCGTTCGCGCTGAAGCCCGGCAGCCGCGACCAGGCCAGCCGCATGACCACGGGCCGCGATCCGGCCTACACGGCGCAGCTGCGCTCCAGCCACGTGATCGACGAGAAGCGCGAGCTGGAACTGGCCGTGCGCCGCAACGGCGCGCTGGGATTCCCATCCGTGCCGGCCTATTGGGCCCTCGACGCCCGCTTCGGCTGGCGCGTAGCAAAGGGGATGGAGTTATCGGTGATCGGGACGAATCTGAACGGCGGTCATGCGGAATACGGCATGGCGTCCGTGCGCAGCGAGGTGCCCAGGACGGTGGGCGTCAAGTTGACGTGGCAGAGGTGA
- a CDS encoding cytochrome b gives MQRYTTTAIVFHWLIAALIIGAFTLGLVMTDIPGISPTKLKYFSWHKWAGVTVLLLATLRLLWRLKHRPPELPDTMPAWQRSAAHGLHHLLYVLIFAVPLSGYFYTLAAGFPVVYFGLFQLPVFIAKNPALAETLKPIHYWLNMIMAGLVGLHVAAALKHQFIDRDGTLGRMLPGRSH, from the coding sequence ATGCAGCGCTACACCACGACCGCCATCGTGTTTCACTGGCTGATCGCCGCGCTGATCATCGGTGCGTTCACGCTGGGCCTGGTGATGACGGACATCCCCGGCATCTCGCCCACCAAGCTGAAATATTTTTCGTGGCATAAATGGGCCGGCGTGACCGTGCTGCTGCTCGCCACGCTGCGCCTGCTGTGGCGTCTGAAGCATCGTCCGCCGGAACTGCCCGACACGATGCCCGCATGGCAGCGCAGCGCCGCCCACGGCCTGCATCACCTGCTGTACGTGCTGATCTTCGCCGTGCCGCTGTCGGGCTATTTTTATACGCTGGCGGCCGGCTTCCCGGTCGTCTATTTCGGCCTGTTCCAACTGCCGGTGTTCATCGCCAAGAATCCGGCGCTGGCCGAAACGCTGAAGCCGATCCACTACTGGCTGAACATGATCATGGCCGGCCTCGTCGGCCTGCACGTGGCGGCCGCCCTGAAGCACCAGTTCATCGACCGCGACGGCACCCTCGGACGCATGCTGCCCGGCCGTTCCCATTGA
- a CDS encoding YceI family protein translates to MTFTRGSLAALLAGVALVASAVPLKTDVAHSSVSAVFKQMNVPVESKFKSFNAQIDYDAAHPDKATARVDIDTASFDIGEAEYNKEVAGKDWFNSAKFPKATFVSSAIKPAGAGKLAVSGKLTIKGKTQDVTFPVTIKPEGGKQVFEGQLPIKRLAFNIGEGEWKDTSMVADEVVIKFRVAAGQ, encoded by the coding sequence ATGACATTCACCCGTGGCAGCCTGGCTGCCCTGCTGGCAGGCGTCGCGCTGGTCGCCAGCGCCGTACCCCTCAAGACGGACGTCGCGCACAGCAGCGTCTCGGCCGTGTTCAAGCAGATGAACGTGCCGGTCGAATCGAAGTTCAAGAGCTTCAACGCGCAGATCGACTACGACGCCGCGCACCCGGACAAGGCGACGGCGCGCGTCGACATCGACACCGCCAGCTTCGACATCGGCGAGGCGGAGTACAACAAGGAAGTCGCCGGCAAGGACTGGTTCAACTCGGCCAAATTCCCGAAGGCGACCTTCGTGTCGTCCGCGATCAAGCCGGCCGGCGCGGGCAAGCTCGCCGTCTCCGGCAAGCTGACCATCAAGGGCAAGACGCAGGACGTGACCTTCCCGGTCACGATCAAGCCGGAAGGCGGTAAACAGGTTTTCGAAGGGCAGCTGCCGATCAAACGGCTGGCCTTCAACATCGGCGAAGGCGAGTGGAAGGACACGAGCATGGTCGCCGACGAAGTCGTCATCAAATTCCGCGTCGCCGCGGGACAGTAA
- a CDS encoding YceI family protein encodes MKLKHLALLAAVFASSAAFAADTYKVDPGHTYPSFEADHFGGLSNWRGKFDKTEGTIVVDRANKTGNVDITIDATSLDFGNAKLNEHAKGPEMFDVAKYPTATYKGKLVFKGDVPTSVDGELTLHGVTKPVTLHINQFKCIQHPMLKREVCGADASATFNRADFGVDYGVKMGFKPEVKLAIQVEAVKQ; translated from the coding sequence ATGAAACTCAAGCACCTCGCCCTGCTCGCCGCCGTCTTCGCTTCCAGCGCCGCCTTCGCCGCCGACACCTACAAGGTCGACCCGGGCCACACCTATCCGAGCTTCGAGGCGGACCACTTCGGCGGCCTGTCGAACTGGCGCGGCAAGTTCGACAAGACCGAAGGCACCATCGTCGTGGATCGCGCGAACAAGACGGGCAACGTCGACATCACCATCGACGCCACGAGCCTGGACTTCGGCAACGCCAAGCTGAACGAGCACGCCAAGGGCCCGGAAATGTTCGACGTGGCCAAGTACCCGACCGCCACCTACAAGGGCAAGCTCGTGTTCAAGGGCGACGTGCCGACCTCCGTCGACGGCGAACTGACCCTGCACGGCGTGACCAAGCCGGTCACCCTGCACATCAACCAGTTCAAGTGCATCCAGCACCCGATGCTCAAGCGTGAAGTGTGCGGCGCCGACGCATCGGCCACCTTCAACCGTGCCGATTTCGGCGTGGATTACGGCGTCAAGATGGGCTTCAAGCCGGAAGTCAAACTGGCGATCCAGGTCGAAGCCGTCAAGCAGTAA